TGTCCAACTGCAAGGTGACCACATAGTACCGCCTGCCGTCGACCCACTGTTCTTCCATGTCCGTCGGCATGAGACCCATTTTATCGATCATTTCCAGCGATTTCGCCGGGTTCTGGCTTTGGGCGAGCAATTCCTGAAACTCGGCAGGCAGATCCATTTCTTGCTTGACCCATTGATCCGACGCGGGGTTGTCGGGGAAGGGCATTTGCATGTACATGTCTTTCCCATCGAGATAGAAACGGAAGTCAATCGAACCGGGGGCGTCCGGGATGACCGGCTGACCGGCCATTTTCGGCATCTCCATGGTCATTTTCATGGACACCCGGCTGGGTTCGGTGGCCACAGCCCCTCGCAGCTTCATCTTCGCCGACAGGGGCGCCGGCATTTCCGGAACATTGACAGTGGCTTGCAGATCGCCGGTGATCAGGTAACTGGACAGACCGGCCGTAACCTCTGTCGTTTTCTTGAAGACCTCCATGGCCGGGCTGAGGGCCGACGCCCCGTCGTCAGCCATGGCCGCCGCAGGCGTTAAGAGAAGGCTGAGGCCTAGGATGCCGTTGAGAAACCATCGCTTCATTGGCAACACTCCTTTTTTATAAAAACCTCTCGCTGGTTCCAGTTTGCATTCACAATTACTAAATGTCAAGGCAGTCACATCCAAATCATAGAAGGATTTTTCCTTTCTTTGTGTAACCCCCTATTAAAATACGATCGGAATCACAATCACTCGTCGATTAACTCAATGCGAAGGAGGAACGCCATGGCCGCTTCTCTCCCGCTGCCGGTGCGCCTGCTCCTGTCCTTGCTGGCGGCGACTGCCGCGATTCTGCTGGCTGCTTCCTATTACAACTACCAGCGTTCCATGGAGGTCAAAACGGTGCTGTTGCAAAACAAGGCCGCCGGCATCGCCCAGACGATTGAGGCGCTGGCGCGCAAGAGCCCAAGCCGCACCCCTGAGGATCTGCAATCGCTCATCGCCAGTTGGCCTGAAGATCCGCACCTCTTTGACCTGACCGTCTTTGACCGCAACGGCGTGATCATCGCCCATCGCGATCCGGCGCGTTTAGGGAAAGAGGACGCCGCCTCTTTGTTCCTCATCCGGCAGGTTTTAGCGGAACAACAAATCCGTTTCCGCTACCTGAAGGGGCAACCGCCGGCTGCTTTCTCCACCGGCGCGGCGTCTGGCTTACCGGAATTGTCCAACCCTGCCCAACCGATTCCGCCCCGTTTCGAGGCCTTTCTCCCCCTCCATCTGGGGGGCTTTGACGGAGAGGGCCCGCGCATGGCAGGAGATTACCAGCCCCGGTTTAAGGTGCTCCAGGTCCAACTCCTCGAAAGCGCAGCCGGCGACGTGAGTCGCGCCGCCTTGTGGCAGTTGTTTCTCATCGGCCTTGTCCTGTTGGGAACACTGACCGTGACGGCCTATCTGGCGCAAACCCTGCGCCGCTACTTCGCCCTGGAGGCGCGAGCCCGCGAACAGGCCCGTATGGCCTCCCTCGGCCAGGTCGCGACCTGGGTCGCCCACGAGGTGCGCAATCCCCTCGGCGCCATCAAGGGGCTCTTGCAACTGGTCCAGGAAACCATAGAGGAACGAGACCCCGATGGGCAGTCACAGCGCTACTGTGAAACAGCCGTCAGGGAGTCGGAACGTCTCGAACGTTTTGTCGGCGACTTGCTCGCTTACAGCCGCCTGCCCCACCCGGCGGTTGCGGAATGGCCGCTGGACCATCTGGTTCAGGAAATCACCGCTTTGTTGGAACCGGAACTGCGCAGACAGGATGCCGCCATCGTGACGCAGATCGAACCGCCCGGATTAATCGTCCGGGCCGACCGGGATCAGATGCACCGCCTCTTGCTCAACCTGATCCAAAACGCCCTGGCGGCGATGCCGTCAGGCGGCGATATTCACCTGCGCGCCCTTTCCAGCCCCACGGAAGAAGGCCTGTCGATCATCCTAGAGGACGAAGGGATCGGCCTGCCCCCGGGAGAGGAACACCGCCTCTTTGAACCCTTCT
Above is a window of Heliomicrobium undosum DNA encoding:
- a CDS encoding DUF6612 family protein, encoding MKRWFLNGILGLSLLLTPAAAMADDGASALSPAMEVFKKTTEVTAGLSSYLITGDLQATVNVPEMPAPLSAKMKLRGAVATEPSRVSMKMTMEMPKMAGQPVIPDAPGSIDFRFYLDGKDMYMQMPFPDNPASDQWVKQEMDLPAEFQELLAQSQNPAKSLEMIDKMGLMPTDMEEQWVDGRRYYVVTLQLDNSKMKAYMQEAMTLSKPKEGVDAAELNEAMKNIELDFRYIYYINADTYVTDRTDFKGVERITAEGKTVSIDLEGTILTHDVNIPIRFPDVSNAVDMKELDKQAGKTAKGAKTSK
- a CDS encoding ATP-binding protein yields the protein MAASLPLPVRLLLSLLAATAAILLAASYYNYQRSMEVKTVLLQNKAAGIAQTIEALARKSPSRTPEDLQSLIASWPEDPHLFDLTVFDRNGVIIAHRDPARLGKEDAASLFLIRQVLAEQQIRFRYLKGQPPAAFSTGAASGLPELSNPAQPIPPRFEAFLPLHLGGFDGEGPRMAGDYQPRFKVLQVQLLESAAGDVSRAALWQLFLIGLVLLGTLTVTAYLAQTLRRYFALEARAREQARMASLGQVATWVAHEVRNPLGAIKGLLQLVQETIEERDPDGQSQRYCETAVRESERLERFVGDLLAYSRLPHPAVAEWPLDHLVQEITALLEPELRRQDAAIVTQIEPPGLIVRADRDQMHRLLLNLIQNALAAMPSGGDIHLRALSSPTEEGLSIILEDEGIGLPPGEEHRLFEPFFTTREKGSGLGLALCRDIVSRHGGTIRAEDAPGGGARFIVNLPEKGEP